In the genome of Maniola jurtina chromosome 3, ilManJurt1.1, whole genome shotgun sequence, one region contains:
- the LOC123881148 gene encoding anthrax toxin receptor-like, whose amino-acid sequence MNNSKVIFGVILLVCIIQSLDCARVRRGAPEEEPKKEPKPVKEPEPKEPEPKEPEPKEPNPPKGGGGEDGAGGSSGIPLLGALKLKELFGKLSLIFKKVVPLE is encoded by the exons ATGAATAATTCAAAG gttaTCTTCGGCGTTATTTTGCTTGTATGCATAATCCAGTCTCTCGACTGTGCTCGAGTGAGGAGAGGTGCTCCAGAAGAAGAACCTAAAAAAGAACCTAAACCTGTAAAAGAACCTGAACCTAAAGAACCTGAACCTAAAGAACCAGAACCTAAAGAACCTAATCCTCCTAAAGGCGGTGGCGGTGAAGATGGCGCCGGTGGGAGTTCTGGCATACCTTTGTTAGGCGCACTGAAACTCAAGGAATTATTCGGCAAATTGTccctaatatttaaaaaagttgttcCGCTTGAATAA